The window CAACTTCGCTTTCTGTAATTGGATTTATCTTCGCATCATTCAGATAAATAAATCTTGAAGATGTGGCTCTTAATGGTGATAGATCAGGAGATTTATTTTTCTTCCCACTGATAAACTTGGCCTCTGATACCATGCGCTCTGTTGACTGTATGGATGGATCTTCATCGAAGACAAACTCTTTGCCTTTGATCACATTTTGAAAACCCGGAGACTTAGTTTCTGATGACTTTATAGACGAATCTTCATTGACAACATTTTCTTTGCCTTCTCTCACATTTTCAAAACTTGGAAGCTTGGTTTTACATACTCTATTTTCTTGAGGTGTCACGGGTAACTCATTATTGGCATCATTTTTTGTTGCCAcgctaatatttttaaaactccGAACAAGTGTAGCTAAGGAGGGCTCGTCAAATTCATCTTCAGAGTCATGAGATTCGTCTATCTCATGTGAGGATAACTTCTCTTCCAAATCTTCAAGATCAGGAATGCCCTCCTCAGCCCTAAGATGTTGAATCtcatcagagtgttcagaaccCTGATCAAATCCATTTCTCTGTTGTGAAGAAAATTGATCATCAATCTGATGAAAAAGGCCAAAATAATCCCATGGTGGAGTTTCTGATGGGATGGAAGGAGTTTCAAACGATGATGCTACGGGTATTTC of the Primulina huaijiensis isolate GDHJ02 unplaced genomic scaffold, ASM1229523v2 scaffold204527, whole genome shotgun sequence genome contains:
- the LOC140966302 gene encoding uncharacterized protein, with amino-acid sequence MKFRSTFSKKVEEKPPVNVTVSVTSTTSLSTTPRSTEIPVASSFETPSIPSETPPWDYFGLFHQIDDQFSSQQRNGFDQGSEHSDEIQHLRAEEGIPDLEDLEEKLSSHEIDESHDSEDEFDEPSLATLVRSFKNISVATKNDANNELPVTPQENRVCKTKLPSFENVREGKENVVNEDSSIKSSETKSPGFQNVIKGKEFVFDEDPSIQSTERMVSEAKFISGKKNKSPDLSPLRATSSRFIYLNDAKINPITESE